A stretch of DNA from Pseudopipra pipra isolate bDixPip1 chromosome 1, bDixPip1.hap1, whole genome shotgun sequence:
ggaaaagttgtcagagaaacaaaatgtttttcatagaAGTGGCTGGGATGTGCAACCAATGGTGTTTGGCCCcttggagctgcagcagagatgtCTCTTTGTCCACCTTCTCCAAGGACACAGCATCTTCCAGTCATCAGCATCAACCATATGTCCTGCAGTCACCTTCTGGCCAAAATGAAGCAAGTGGGAGGTGGGAAAAGAACAAGAACCCAAAGCACCTGAAACCCTCACTCCCAGACAACTAAATCCCATTCTTCCCCTCaagcaaaatgcatttcaaattgCTCCTCTGAAGCACCATCATAATCCTGAGGAAGGAAtttggaggaagaaggaaggaaagagatttTTCACAGCTGTCTGGCTCTGAAACTGAAAAGTATTCATGCATGGAGTAAAGCACCTTTCTCTGTCAGAATGAAATAcatgaaaagaaatgtttaagaAATATGGAAGGAGCACTCATCTTCCATTGTGCTGCACGAGTGATGCTGTCAGGGGGTTCCTGGCCATGGCTGGACATACGCTGGTGTTTTCCCATTGAGCTCTCacccctgctcctctctgcctaAAGTCCAGCTCAAATTTGTAATCTTCTAATGGCAAAACAGAAGATGGAATCTAGGGAAGACCGAATAAATAGAACAAAGTAATGGAGAATTATATAAATTCTTGAAACAGAGGAGCAGGATTGGGAAAAGAGCTTGTACGAACAACAAATTTCCCTAGCTAAAACTGATGGCTTGGACCCACAGTCCTCCACTGATCTCTAACCTAAAAAATAGCAGACTCTTCAGTAATTCACCCCAGATGGCAGCGCCCCGCATGccacctccctctcctccatGCTTCTTGCAGTGAGAATCCTGCAAAAAACCAGAGATATTTCATGAAAACTTTATCCACATGGCCACTAGTGTCCCTACCCTGCTAGTCAGCTTGAGCAGCAGCCTGAGCCTCTGCTTCCTAACCTAGGTCTGTCACACCTTGCCACCAAGCAGCCATGATCCCTGAATACAAGCAGACCTGGTCCCTGGGGCTGAAGGGTAGGGAAAGGCCAGTGTTCAGCTCTCTTTATTTCAGCACTGATAAAATCACCCCAGTGCAAGGGATCCATTGGAGtccacacagcagctgctgtctCAGCACCCATTCCTGGATGGCAACAAGGACCTGGCAGGTTTCTGCCAGGCAGATTGAAGAAGCAGGAGGAATTGACTCATCATGGAAACGTCACACCACTAGAAACATCCACAGGATAACACCATCAGAAATCCACAGACACTGGGAAAACAACACTGCTGCTGGTGATGGAATGCCTGCAAGATGTCCCTCTTCCATTCACCTCACCACATGCTGGCCAAGCTGGAGGAGGCAACTACTATTTCTAGGGGCCAGAACAGCATTAAAGTAAGGAAGGACAAAAGAACAGGGAGCCTCTAGGACAGAGAAGAGAGATGTTAAACTGAGTGAGAGTGCCTGTGGATGCTACATTATGCATACAGGGACACAGCGAACCCAGAAGGTAAATCAGGCAATTGGAGCGAGCTGTTTGAATACACACCAAACCAAGGGAAACTCAATTAAATTTTAAAGGCAACACATTTGAAAACGGTAGGACTAAGCGACATTTAAAGGTGATGATCATTGCCAAGTTATTTCGAGCAAACAGGAGGCTATTCTGTGTATCTGTTTGAACATGCCAACAATTAATTTGGTAATCGGCATGTTCTGAAGGGACGATTTGAGAGGGTGACAAGGAGGGCCAGGCCCTCAATCAGTGTAAATTCACGCTGGCTTGCTGCGTGGCAGCCAGCCCCACACTAGCAGAGGGTTTGGCTCAAGCCCCCTTAGGGGGGATGTGCTGGGGGAGGTGACTTCTCTTACATAAGGACGGTGATATGCCTCACACATGTGCAGATGGTGATGCTTCTCTTACCACCCACAGCACAGATGGACTGTCAGTCATCACACTGAAAGCCATTCCAAGAGTGTGCCTACCCCAAGTCCAGCAGGGAAAATTAAGTGCTCTTTTATCCACTAAACCTACCCTGCCTTACACAACACAGAcaccaaaagcaaaaatattgtaGAAACATGTCTACTATTTATAAAGCTCAGTAGATGAGACGGAGCAAGAAAGATGCTGAAGTCACCCTTTTGttcaatataaataaaattatggtGTACATAAGAGTCCCTTTCACCCATGGATCTCAGAGAGCAACAAAGGCTTGGGTCAGAGCCCTTGCCAGTCCACCTGCAGTAAGTGTGGCTCTGCCTCGGAGCCATCTGTGCCAACAGCCTAGGGgtcttaaaattatttatttcctaaGTGTCTTAATTTGGGTCCTGTGAGGTGTTGATGTCTCAGGACAAGACGTTCACAGATCCCAGAGCGGTGGGTACGCAAACCCTTaaaagatgggggaaaaaaggtggcctgaaatgaaagaataaaatttttaaaaaaattaataaacagcTCTAAAGAATATTACTGTCATAAATTTACCTTGAGTAATGTATTTAGTTGTGAAAGACTGAGATGATGAAGCTGAAAAAGGCACTTTGCATCATTTCTCACCAAAATCTTCCAAGAAATGGTCTGGTTTCATCTGCAAACATATTTCCTAAACTGTCTCTCAAAGGATTTGGTTTTGCTTCATATTTTCCATCCCTTCACAGTAGTTCTTAAAAGTTCCAGGTTATTGCTCTTCAGAATTATTATTTCCTTAAGAAAAGGATCTGTCCAAAAGAATCAGGGAAGGGGAACAGAAGAGGACAGAAAAATCTCAAACTGAACTCTgtaaaaccaaatatttttattatctccAGTCACTTTCTGGAGGTGTAAAACCCATACTGGGTGACCAATCTGGAATGCAATTAGCCCACCACTGCCAGCCCCCACCACCCACGAGCAATGGGTgacaagaaagaaaccaaaagcTTAAGAAATCCATACggccagtaaaaaaaaaagtgcgaTAATTTTGCCATGTGAAATATAGCCAGTAATAATTTATAGCAGCCATTGGGTTTCCTGGATGACATTTAGGATTCTGCATGCTTGACAAGGGCTAAGTGCACTGCATAAGCACCAGAGCATCTCACCTCTGGCTGGTGAGATGATGATCAGCTGGTGGCCAtcaaggtgccccagctgtcTGCAGAGGGAGATAAGGAGGAACTGGGTTGCACCCATGTGAAAACACTGCTCTCAGGGAACCAGTACCCTCACTGTTTCTCCCCTAGCCAAAAGCTTAGTGATGTTGTCATGCTGCACTCAGCCGTGGGACTGAGCTCGGGACACCGACCTCTAAGCCACACTCCATCACACGGAGgaaaattcctgcctggaatAAGGGTTTAAAATCCACACAGAAGATGTCGATAGTAGCTTGGCAGAACACAGGCTATCTTCAATCAACTATTAAAACAAGATTTCATCATTATTTCCCTGTGTGTTAGGTTCCTGGGAAGCTGGCAAACAAGTGCCACAGAAATTTTCTGAGGTGAGCTCCCCAGGTCATCATGCCAAATGCCACCTGCCAGGCTGCATGGAACAAGTCCCTCCCACCACTCGACAGTCCTACAGATAGTATGACTTGGTGGCTTTTCAGCCTTATTTGTGCTACTTTATCCTGTTCCCCACTCTTCCAGGCTACCCCTCCAGAGCAACTGGCCTTCTGCTGCGTGGAGCAAGGGCTGGGCTGTTTAGGACAAGCCACATCTGTTAAGTCTCACCTTTCCACAGCCCTGGTGGCAGCACGTCCTCGAGAAACACACCTGAGTCAAACTAGAGTTGAGCCTCTTCAGAAATGTTTCTATTCTTGGATATGGTCTTCGAGGGTGAGTATGGGCCATAAGCAGTGGAAGGTAACAGTAACATGAATTGCTCTGGCTCTACTGAAGTCACACTTGAAGGGTCCTATCCCATAGGGAACTGTATTACCATTAACCTGTAGCTCCTGCTCCAACACTTCGCAGGTCCGAGCTGGTAAGTGCTCCATTTGGTCCTTCTTTGTCCTTGTATGTCAGTAAGAGCCCTCCCACTGCAGCCACAGGCTGCTCCTTGCACTTGGGCTAATTAAAAGCAGACATGAAACTGCAGCCAGAGGAAATCCTTCTCAATGATCCATTCCCGTAAGCATGGACAAGCCCAAGAACAGCGAGTTCAAGACCAGCATCATGCACTACCCCCAGAGTTCTGGAAATAATCTCAGCtatttctcttcttccaggaCAGTGGGGGCAAAGAGCACCACGGAACATAATGTATTTGCTTTGGGAGCAGAAACAAGCTGATAGAGTGGTGGAAGTTTCAAGCTGCTTCCACAACACAACTCATTAAAAGGAGCCCCACGAACCCACCAGGGGAAGTaactctgctccagccctgccttcctATGCATGTTAGAGATGCAGCCTCAACTCCTGTGCACAGAGAGTCCACATTCATTACAGGGCAAAACTTTAAGTGATACCAGGCAAACATTCCTTCTGACTCACTAAGCAGCACTGACAGTGAAAATACCAGCAGGTTTTCTTGAAATCTGAAGGTTAGAGACTGTGAGAGGATATTCAtgtgaaggaagagaaacaaacagCCCATGGGACAGGGGAGGACAGGAGTGAAAAATGGAACAGGCCTGCAGAGCACCGATGGCAAAGctattaaaaggaaagaaaattcattATGGAAAGATGCCAGCACTCCAGAGCAGTTCTTGAGGTAGTATAAATCAGCATTACACTACTGTGCCCAATTTATGAAACTACAGGCTGGACCACAGGCTCTCAGTGCTGTGTGCTCTGGCAGAGGAGGAATTCGGGTACAGCAGTAAGGCACCAGTACAGACATTCTTACACTGGGCAGGTGTtggaagaaaacagcaacatCCCTGTCACAACTTCAGTGTTCATCTATTTctgaatttgaaaaagaaaaatactttcattttccttccacCCCATAAAGCACTCATAGCACTGATGAGGAAGACAGAACCTGAATGCACATTTTTGAAAAGCACATTTGATTATCTTCTGGAAAAAGTGAGTCTCTCTCTGAACACAAGAGACCGTTTCATGCCAGAGTTAAGAACATGGAAACCCACATATATGATACTTCATAGCTCCGTAGCCAATTCTGTTGATTAGAGTCATTAGAATATGAGAAGAAAATAGTTAATGTGCTGTAACCAATCTGCAAATAGAAAATCCGCAATCATATGGAACTAATTTTAAGTGAAATGGGATGGTCTACAAATTACAGGCAAAGGATTACTACAAAAGACATGGAGAAAAGCAGGCAGGAAGGTACAATGAGACTGATATCCTGTCCAGGATGAACACTGGTTAGGAGAACACAGGCAGTCACACACCCATAGAAAATTACTTCTGAGAAATGATGTAAACCAAATGCTGACTAAATTCCAGCTGTCTGAAGACTCACTCAATACTGACTTCACAGGGTGCCAACATTACCACCCTCGCAACAGCCAGCAGGACAGCCACTGGCCACAGGGCTACCTTCAGCTTGAATGGATGTGAGGATGGAAGACTGCTGCAAAACGCTTCCGTGAGAGGGAGCTCATCAGCCAGCAAGGTCCTGGGAAGCCACAGGTCCCAGAGGCTTCCCTGAACAGCTTGCTATCACTGTCATCTGTTTTGGAGTTTTTCTCACCTCAGCTCTGACGTACTAGCATGGAATATGCAGCCACATGGAGACTTTGAGGCACAGCTTGGATACTCACTTCAGCAAGAAGCCCATTTTGTCCTAAGAAAACAGCAGGAGGAATATTCATGTGCCCCTTTAAAATATCAAGGCAAAAACTACTAGCTGGCAAGGTTACGATGGCAAAGCAAACACAGACTTTGGGACTGATATTCTGATTCTTCCCCTTCTTTAAATCATAAacatatttgaaaacaaagcaagacATAATGAAAATGAATATACAGAAGTAGCACTTGCCTGAAGGTCCAATGTTGTACTGTGGTGTTTTGCTCATTTTTCAACCCTCCTGTTTCTTGTCTGATTTGCACAGCAatgtttttctccccctccctctaGAACCCATATTTATAATCCTGCCTTGAGATGCTCATCTATCAGCCCACCACTCAGAAAACAAGATATTTATCCTACTGTTCAAATGTCCATCCAGACCTTGGGAGGAAGGTGcgaaaggagggagagaagaagaaagcacTTTTCCTGTTGCTTCAACGTTGGTGATGAACGATGGAGGATGCTAACATCTATCAGGGAAACATCTCACACTCctgcttcttttccctctccctccccaagACCTGTACTTGCAACTAGAAGCAGTCCAGGATCAGGCCCAAAGCAGTCAGTGTGCTACCCCAGCAATGAAGCCGGATTCTGATCTCAGGGAAAATGTGTTTAAGTCTAGAATAAACTACTCTCCTCACTGGAGCGAGAGAGACGAGAATGTCATCAGCCCAATCCCTGCCACGTGCTCTGTCCAGCCCAATGCCATGGCATTCACCTACCTGTTTCCTGCCTGACTCTGCTTCTTCCCACCAACATCCAGGAACAGCTGTGCCCAGAAAACTTTGCCTTGCCATCATCTGCCTATTCCTTAGCAAAGCATGTACCTGTTGGTAGCTATTATCAACAGATTTTTCTaatcaaataggaaaaaaatgattTTCTTGAGTGGATTTCTGTAAGTGCAATCGCTCCCACCACCATCTCTTCCAAACCatccctttcctttctcactCACATGTACATAGCTCACAAAATGAGTTACACCTTAAAACACatcaacacagaaagaaaacatcttaAAACACAGCAGATTATTTTATCTAGGCCACCCCTTCTACTTCTATCTCCTACTCCAGCCTTTTGCAATAGGAGTGCagtaaaatctgattttaaacaTGAAGTTGACACTGTTGTCTCATTCTCTTTAACCagaatatggaaaataaaaaactacacatatacatattttaCCACAACAACAGATAAATCTATCACAGTAACACTTTgacaaataataaaatgcaaataaaaaatcGAGGAGGTTTACAGCAGTTTAATGAAGGCTCCAGTACCAAATCTTGAACTCAAAGTTACAGTCAGagttcttgaaaaaaataacttacaACGAAAAAGCTGATGAGAATTGCCCACTTAGCCATGGAATTAACTGCAGTTCAATGCTGTGCTTAAATAGTCACCACACAATAGGAACAAATTTAAATCACGACCAAGGTACACACAATTCACTTCCATTCTGTTTTCAATTACACGTATTCAGCATGTAATTTAACCTCTGGAAGTTACTCTGAAGAACACAgaggtttctctttttttttttttttaaacacttacTGGAAATAAATACCATCTAAAGAATACACATGGAGTGCAATAAAATAGACACTTAGGCACTGGTACAGTCTAGTCCTCTTCAGCCCTCTACAAACTACAAGATGAGAAGTTTTAAACCACAGATGGAGTGGAGAGCAGGTTAGAGCTGTACAGGTAGTGCAGCAGTTTATGTACTACACAAGAGCACATTTGCAAAAGGTCCCAGGAGATTTTTGTTGAAGATGCAGCGTATCCACACCAGGTATATCGTGAAGGGCTTAATGTTTTCTGAGAAGGTGTGATTCTGATGGGACAATATATAAGGCATGTAAGTGTTTTCCCCTTGCTCTTGTATCCACACTTCGTATTTCACTTCTCTGACCTTGAGATACCTCAGATTCCAGGGGATCTGCCAGGACACAGCAAGTTTAGCTTCACTTGTGCCCTGGACAGAGGCCTGACACTTGGCATCCCTCACTTTGCCAGGGTAGAGGCTACCAGACCATTTCTGCTTCTTGAGTCCAGGCTTAGACTTCACAGTCTGCCTAATTGTGTGGATTAGAGATGGGATGTTCACCTTTGTGTCCTGGTAGGCACGGAACAGCCACTCGGGGTTGCGGCAGCAGAGGTGCCGTGGCACCTCTGTGCTCTTAATGATGCGCTCTTGCTCAGCCTTGTCCAGATGAGCAATGCCACCCTGATCCCAAGGTCTGTCCGGGTAGGTAACTGTGTCTTCCCTGTCAGTGTTCTGCCAGGCAATGTACTGCAGGTCCATGCCAGGAAGGGTTGCCAGGGTTTTGTAAGGGGTATAGTGTTCGGGGTTGATAGCATATGGAAAGAGCTCCACCACGGTGGCACCTCTTGGCAGGAAGAGTGACATGACTAACTGTGCCCCGTGCATGCTGAGCAGCATGGACGCGTTGCTGATCAGCCGGACGATGTCAGAGAACGAATGCTCCTCCAGAGAGACGGAAATGGTTTTCATCTGAAACTCCTGAGCAAGAGCCAGGATTAGTTCTGCCTCATTTAGGATAAGTCTGTTGATTGTTCGACTGAACACCACAATGTACTCCTCACCAGAGCTTTCCTCCAAGCTGATGTTCAGTTTCTGCATCATGAATTTGGTAAACTGCCTGATCTCATTACCAGAAACCAAGATGTTAGCCTTTGGCCCTTGTGGCTGGACAAATCCATACTGGTACCAGGTGGTGATTTTGGACAGTCCCACATACGATTTGGTAAAGCAGAGGAGCCTGCCCAGGGTTTTAAGCTCCTCTCTGAGGAGCGGCTGCTTGTTACTCAGTAACTTGTAGAGGTCAAAGTGAACACCTTCACTCCACCCTTCCATGAAGAAGAGCCGTGCCTCCAGATCTAAATCAGAGAACTGCTGCATGGTGTAATAAATTGGCAGGAGGTCATCATGAAAGACGTGCATCAGGTTGTCTGGGTTGAACCTGTTGGCGATCAGCGCCACATCAGGCACAAAGACTGGCTTTGGCATAAATTTcagtgcagcagctggcagctccaCAAAGTTGAAGTACTGGGTGTTGTGATCTTCCACAGAGGAGAGGTCgagcagagctggctggaaCCTCCGTGAGCCCAGGTTGGGCAGCATAACCGAGGAGTTGCTGTGAAAGTAGACAAACTCCTCGGCCTCGGTAGAGTAGCAGAGGGACTCAAAGCGGCAGATGCGGTCAGTGTGCATCCTGCCAGTGCACACCATCCTGGTACCGTTCTCCACCAGTGCCTGGAGAGCTGCGTGGTAGTCAATCTGAACCTCAGAAAGTTCCTGAGACTGGCGTGTGAGGACCAACTCCTCTTCCACCATGGAGGCATGCTCGCGCAGTTTGATGTAtttccacagcacagcagcGAGGACGGACACGAGCAGGGCATTAAACACAGCTGCTATGTTCATTCTGTAGTTAGATCCTAGCAGGATGACAGGTGGGGAAGGCAATGGAGAGGGAACACATCATTAACATTCCTTGACATGGTGAGGGCAAAGACctgtggaaaataaaacaagaaggCAACCATTTAAACATCCGATTTACAGCTCCATCATAAATCACATTTTATGGACTATTCAAGAGAGTTTAGgcttttttcagtaattttcccCTCTACCAgggaatgaaaggaaaaaagaaaaaagtgccaAAGCTTAACccaaaactgtaaaaaaaaaaaaagcaaacagaactgGGAGTTGCTCTACAGGAAGGCTTCCtctcttattttcatttctatgcttttggaaaagaaaatgtaaaagagTTGAAGGATGAAGAATCTGTGAAGATCTGTCAGAAAAAACATTATGTACTCTGGGACTTGGGCTCAGCTGGTTTTTGCAGACCACTCCCACAGTGAGAGGAAAGAGAGCACTGCAATCACTGGGTCACTCGCAGAGGGGTTGGGAGACCAAGCTCCTCCTCTTGATCTGCCACGGGCTTTTTGTATAGCTGCAAATGTTCAACGGTGCCTCTCACCTTTACTTTGCAGACAATGATAATACAAGGAGTATTGCCAAGTACAGATTTCACAATACTCTAACGTAGAATGTGAACTAATGAACATCACattcaatttaattttactGGGGGGTTGGGGGAGGACTTGCAGGTCTATGGACTGCCCTGTGGGAAACTCCCAAGTCATTTGGGCATTTCTTTGGCTGCAATCCAGGATCAAAGGCTGGGAACTGCCATCATCTTCCAAAAGAAATACTGGCATGGGAGAGAGGAGAGCTCTGGTCTTTATGTGAGGAACCGATATGTCATTAAAGTAATCAAACCTTCATTTAGTGAGAGTCTGACCTGCAGCAGCCAACTCTTATACAAATGATAAGCTAATACATTTGAAGGGTTTCAGTGTTGGCATTTTCCTACCCCCAACCTGAGAaccttttctgtgctgctccaaagcctccctgtttatttttttgttagagatcctgcctctgttttctttctttgtagaAACACTACTGGCTTATATCAGAGTACTGATTATATTTTCAACTGTGAACTTCAATTGAGGTATTGATTCACCTACAGTATTTATGGGCTCCAATATTCATTATGCATCAAGATTCACTGCTAGTCAGGCTGTAAATAATTGCACCAATGGCTCACAGGGAACTTAAGGAAGGGAAATTTCTGGTTGGTATATACCCCATTAGACTGTTTCTAGCTGCTGTT
This window harbors:
- the POMGNT2 gene encoding protein O-linked-mannose beta-1,4-N-acetylglucosaminyltransferase 2, coding for MNIAAVFNALLVSVLAAVLWKYIKLREHASMVEEELVLTRQSQELSEVQIDYHAALQALVENGTRMVCTGRMHTDRICRFESLCYSTEAEEFVYFHSNSSVMLPNLGSRRFQPALLDLSSVEDHNTQYFNFVELPAAALKFMPKPVFVPDVALIANRFNPDNLMHVFHDDLLPIYYTMQQFSDLDLEARLFFMEGWSEGVHFDLYKLLSNKQPLLREELKTLGRLLCFTKSYVGLSKITTWYQYGFVQPQGPKANILVSGNEIRQFTKFMMQKLNISLEESSGEEYIVVFSRTINRLILNEAELILALAQEFQMKTISVSLEEHSFSDIVRLISNASMLLSMHGAQLVMSLFLPRGATVVELFPYAINPEHYTPYKTLATLPGMDLQYIAWQNTDREDTVTYPDRPWDQGGIAHLDKAEQERIIKSTEVPRHLCCRNPEWLFRAYQDTKVNIPSLIHTIRQTVKSKPGLKKQKWSGSLYPGKVRDAKCQASVQGTSEAKLAVSWQIPWNLRYLKVREVKYEVWIQEQGENTYMPYILSHQNHTFSENIKPFTIYLVWIRCIFNKNLLGPFANVLLCST